In the genome of Ananas comosus cultivar F153 linkage group 11, ASM154086v1, whole genome shotgun sequence, one region contains:
- the LOC109717595 gene encoding heavy metal-associated isoprenylated plant protein 28-like isoform X2: MTIVEICVHMDCAGCESKIRKAIRKLEGVDSVEIDMGQQKVTVTGWIDQKKVLKAVRKTGRRAVFWPYPYIGDQFTPQQYYHRDHHPALARSYVASPSSSSSSSSYNYYNHGYDDDSHMYGYHNSPAHAGIVGERASDVFSDENAHGCSIM, translated from the exons ATGAC GATCGTCGAGATTTGCGTTCATATGGACTGCGCCGGATGCGAGAGCAAGATACGGAAGGCGATTCGGAAGCTCGAAG GAGTGGATTCTGTGGAGATAGACATGGGGCAACAGAAGGTCACGGTCACCGGATGGATCGACCAGAAGAAGGTGCTCAAGGCCGTCAGAAAGACCGGGAGGCGGGCGGTGTTTTGGCCGTACCCTTACATCGGGGATCAGTTCACGCCGCAACAGTACTATCATCGCGATCACCATCCAGCTCTAGCTCGAAGCTACGTCGCgagcccctcctcctcctcctcctcctcctcctacaaCTACTACAACCACGGCTACGACGACGATTCCCACATGTATGGGTACCACAATTCGCCTGCGCACGCAGGGATTGTTGGCGAGAGGGCCAGCGATGTGTTTAGCGATGAGAACGCGCACGGATGTTCTATTATGTAA
- the LOC109717595 gene encoding heavy metal-associated isoprenylated plant protein 28-like isoform X1, whose amino-acid sequence MTSIVEICVHMDCAGCESKIRKAIRKLEGVDSVEIDMGQQKVTVTGWIDQKKVLKAVRKTGRRAVFWPYPYIGDQFTPQQYYHRDHHPALARSYVASPSSSSSSSSYNYYNHGYDDDSHMYGYHNSPAHAGIVGERASDVFSDENAHGCSIM is encoded by the exons ATGACGTCG ATCGTCGAGATTTGCGTTCATATGGACTGCGCCGGATGCGAGAGCAAGATACGGAAGGCGATTCGGAAGCTCGAAG GAGTGGATTCTGTGGAGATAGACATGGGGCAACAGAAGGTCACGGTCACCGGATGGATCGACCAGAAGAAGGTGCTCAAGGCCGTCAGAAAGACCGGGAGGCGGGCGGTGTTTTGGCCGTACCCTTACATCGGGGATCAGTTCACGCCGCAACAGTACTATCATCGCGATCACCATCCAGCTCTAGCTCGAAGCTACGTCGCgagcccctcctcctcctcctcctcctcctcctacaaCTACTACAACCACGGCTACGACGACGATTCCCACATGTATGGGTACCACAATTCGCCTGCGCACGCAGGGATTGTTGGCGAGAGGGCCAGCGATGTGTTTAGCGATGAGAACGCGCACGGATGTTCTATTATGTAA